A genome region from Dolichospermum compactum NIES-806 includes the following:
- a CDS encoding FkbM family methyltransferase: MFRSNGNFTFWNCVFSIWAYVFSSPYFRKLNTLLFYLSLRGLGVLNYETKYLSGELNWLKKYLSIFKEPVIFDVGANVGNYSNDILKMFPHSKIYAFEPHPQNFVKLEKLVGESASVFKNAVGDKFEQIKLYDYEERDGSCHASIYQGVIEDIHHKKSVSHTVDVVMLDHFCLENNVHSIDLLKIDTEGNELKCLMGARQLLRDGKINAVQFEFNEMNIISHSTFKDFWDLLDNFDFYRLLPGGKLLPIRKYSPVICEIYAYQNIVALKRS, from the coding sequence CTTCACCTTACTTCAGAAAACTAAATACACTGCTTTTTTATTTATCGTTAAGAGGGCTTGGTGTACTCAACTACGAAACAAAATATTTGTCTGGAGAACTGAATTGGTTAAAAAAATACTTGTCAATATTTAAAGAACCTGTGATATTTGATGTTGGTGCTAATGTTGGGAATTACTCAAATGATATTTTGAAGATGTTTCCACACTCGAAAATCTATGCTTTTGAGCCTCATCCTCAAAACTTTGTAAAATTAGAAAAATTAGTTGGTGAAAGTGCTAGTGTATTCAAAAATGCTGTAGGCGATAAGTTTGAACAAATCAAATTGTATGACTATGAGGAGAGAGATGGTAGTTGTCATGCATCAATTTACCAAGGGGTAATTGAAGATATCCATCATAAAAAATCTGTTTCTCACACTGTTGATGTTGTTATGCTTGACCATTTTTGCCTAGAAAACAACGTTCACTCAATTGACTTGCTTAAAATAGATACAGAAGGCAATGAATTAAAATGTCTAATGGGAGCAAGGCAATTACTACGAGATGGCAAGATAAATGCAGTTCAGTTTGAGTTCAATGAAATGAACATTATTAGTCACTCGACATTTAAAGACTTTTGGGACTTACTTGACAATTTTGACTTTTATAGACTTTTACCTGGTGGTAAGCTATTGCCAATCAGAAAATATAGCCCTGTTATTTGTGAAATATATGCGTATCAGAATATTGTCGCTCTGAAACGATCTTAG
- a CDS encoding HAD family hydrolase, with translation MKTPVAFIIFNRPDTTKRVFEAIRQAKPSKLLVIADGPRADRPGEAEKCAAARAIIDSVDWECEVLTNYSDTNLGCEKRPPTGITWVFEQVEEAIILEDDCLPHPSFFPFCEELLDRYRDDNRVAVISGNNLIGHKTSPYSYYFSKYPYIWGWATWKRAWRYYDLETSLWTEIKNGSWLENILPSKKSVKYWEKIFQNTYDGKAETWDYQWTFACLINNFLSITPNVNLISNIGFGESATHTKNSDDKLSNLSVEEVNFPLVHPPFMINDKKADILADDTVFSTPLIDRVKRKIKKMISK, from the coding sequence ATGAAAACTCCAGTTGCATTTATTATATTTAACCGTCCTGATACAACCAAAAGAGTATTTGAAGCAATTCGTCAGGCTAAACCTTCCAAGCTTTTGGTAATTGCAGATGGACCCCGTGCGGACCGTCCGGGAGAAGCAGAAAAATGTGCTGCTGCAAGGGCGATTATTGACAGTGTGGATTGGGAATGTGAGGTATTGACTAATTATTCCGATACAAATCTTGGGTGTGAAAAAAGACCACCTACAGGAATTACATGGGTATTTGAACAGGTAGAGGAAGCTATTATTCTTGAAGATGATTGTTTACCTCACCCTAGTTTTTTTCCTTTCTGTGAGGAACTTTTAGATCGCTATCGAGACGATAACAGGGTTGCTGTTATTTCTGGAAATAATCTAATTGGACACAAAACCAGCCCATATAGTTATTACTTTTCAAAATATCCATATATTTGGGGTTGGGCAACTTGGAAAAGAGCATGGAGGTATTATGATCTAGAGACGAGCTTGTGGACAGAAATTAAAAATGGCAGTTGGCTGGAAAATATTCTGCCAAGTAAGAAATCGGTAAAATACTGGGAAAAAATATTCCAAAATACTTATGATGGAAAAGCTGAAACATGGGACTACCAGTGGACATTTGCTTGTTTAATCAACAACTTTCTTAGCATCACACCTAATGTGAACCTTATATCCAATATCGGATTCGGTGAATCTGCTACACACACTAAAAATAGTGATGATAAACTTTCTAATCTTTCCGTTGAGGAAGTTAATTTTCCCTTAGTACATCCGCCTTTTATGATCAACGATAAAAAAGCTGATATTCTGGCAGATGACACTGTATTTTCTACGCCATTAATTGACAGGGTAAAGCGAAAAATAAAAAAAATGATTTCCAAGTGA
- a CDS encoding class I SAM-dependent methyltransferase, with translation MRILCQDINSQILDLQELNYLSSFSGKDLKIEDVWKLMDEAWDDCSAGYRQDDELAVSLFYASPVWLLNGIFTECDSVSKQHRESISQWVAKIEPHLVVDFGGGYGSLARKIAAMCLKAEVKIVEPYPKKISKHLAEPYKNLEYIPKLPESADVIIAQDVLEHVSDPLNVFSQLLDSTKVGGYVITANCFYPVIKCHLPHVFHFRYSFRFIAPMLGCDYIGTVTGANHAQIFRKNDRQKKWRQTRIFEKMSYFIFPICEVSKSILKPVFGRIRHN, from the coding sequence ATGAGAATTTTGTGTCAAGATATTAATAGTCAAATTTTAGACTTGCAAGAATTAAATTATCTAAGTTCTTTCTCTGGAAAGGACTTAAAAATTGAAGATGTTTGGAAGCTAATGGATGAAGCATGGGATGATTGTTCGGCTGGTTATCGACAAGACGATGAGCTTGCGGTTTCATTGTTTTACGCATCCCCTGTATGGCTTCTTAATGGCATATTTACTGAATGTGATTCCGTTTCTAAACAACACAGAGAATCTATTTCTCAATGGGTTGCGAAAATCGAACCTCACTTAGTTGTGGATTTTGGCGGTGGATATGGTTCTCTAGCGAGAAAAATTGCTGCGATGTGCCTAAAAGCGGAAGTTAAGATTGTTGAACCATATCCCAAGAAAATTTCAAAACATCTAGCAGAACCTTATAAGAACTTAGAATACATACCCAAACTTCCTGAATCTGCGGATGTTATAATTGCACAGGATGTGTTAGAGCATGTATCAGATCCATTAAATGTTTTTTCTCAATTGTTAGACTCGACTAAAGTTGGTGGGTATGTTATTACAGCAAATTGCTTCTACCCTGTTATCAAATGCCATTTGCCTCATGTCTTTCACTTTCGGTATAGCTTTCGATTCATTGCTCCTATGCTGGGATGTGATTATATAGGAACAGTAACTGGTGCTAATCACGCTCAAATTTTTAGAAAAAATGATCGACAAAAAAAATGGAGACAAACAAGAATCTTTGAAAAAATGTCTTATTTTATATTCCCTATTTGTGAAGTATCTAAGTCTATACTAAAACCTGTTTTCGGTCGAATTAGACACAATTAA
- a CDS encoding glycosyltransferase family 4 protein, whose protein sequence is MNPLLISSSDISGGAARAAYRLHRGLQNIGVDSQMLVQNKQSDDYTVTAPVSKLSKGIGKLKPTLDSLPLQLYPQRDRSTYSVQWLPDNLAAQVAQINPDVINLHWINGGYLKIETIAKFKKPIVWTLHDMWTFTGGCHYNGDCMNYTNSCGACPQLHSNKEKDLSRWIWQRKANAWKNLNLTIVTPSHWLAKCAASSSLLKDTRIEVIPNGLDTKQYKPIEKYVARSILGLPEDKQLILFGAVSATSDPRKGFNFLQSALQNLSQSGWRERLELVVFGSSQPKNPTKLGFKSHYLGRLNDDISLSLVYAAADVFLAPSVQDNLPNTVMESLACGTPCVAFDIGGMCDMIEHQQNGYLAKPFNTDDLAKGIVWVLEDEERLRKLGSNSREKVEQNFTLEIQARKYLSIYDSCLESL, encoded by the coding sequence ATGAACCCACTACTAATTAGCAGCAGTGATATTAGCGGAGGTGCTGCCCGTGCCGCTTATCGTTTACACCGAGGGTTGCAAAATATTGGTGTAGATTCCCAAATGCTTGTACAAAATAAGCAAAGTGATGATTATACAGTAACTGCTCCAGTCAGCAAACTAAGTAAAGGTATTGGCAAATTAAAACCCACTCTCGATAGTCTGCCATTACAACTTTATCCGCAGCGCGATCGCTCTACCTATTCCGTTCAATGGCTACCAGATAACTTAGCCGCACAAGTAGCTCAAATCAATCCTGATGTGATTAATTTACACTGGATTAATGGTGGCTATCTAAAAATAGAGACTATTGCTAAATTCAAAAAACCCATAGTTTGGACACTCCATGATATGTGGACATTTACAGGAGGATGTCACTACAACGGAGATTGTATGAATTACACAAACTCCTGCGGGGCTTGTCCTCAACTGCACAGCAATAAAGAAAAAGACTTATCGCGCTGGATTTGGCAACGTAAAGCCAATGCGTGGAAAAACTTAAATTTAACTATAGTTACTCCAAGTCATTGGCTGGCTAAATGTGCAGCTTCTAGCTCTTTACTAAAAGATACAAGAATTGAGGTTATTCCTAATGGACTGGATACGAAACAGTATAAACCAATTGAAAAATATGTAGCACGGTCTATTCTCGGTTTACCTGAAGATAAGCAACTAATTCTATTTGGTGCTGTGAGTGCAACTAGCGATCCCAGAAAAGGGTTTAATTTTCTACAATCAGCCTTACAAAATCTCAGTCAATCAGGGTGGAGAGAGCGACTAGAACTAGTTGTATTTGGATCTTCTCAACCTAAAAACCCTACTAAACTTGGCTTTAAATCACATTATTTAGGTAGATTAAATGATGATATTTCTCTATCCTTAGTCTATGCAGCCGCGGATGTATTTCTTGCTCCTTCTGTGCAAGATAATTTACCAAACACAGTTATGGAGTCTTTAGCTTGCGGTACTCCTTGCGTAGCTTTTGATATTGGCGGTATGTGTGATATGATAGAGCATCAACAGAATGGCTATTTAGCCAAACCCTTTAATACAGATGACTTAGCCAAAGGAATTGTATGGGTATTGGAGGATGAGGAAAGATTACGAAAGTTAGGAAGTAATAGTCGTGAAAAAGTTGAGCAGAACTTTACTTTAGAAATCCAAGCTAGGAAGTATCTATCAATATATGATTCATGTCTTGAATCTCTATAA
- a CDS encoding glycosyltransferase family 2 protein: MKSLDSKKSESYLHFINSLQLNINFVNIESASVRSVESMTGWRGIETLVCLNDGGEIYDVDIRYAWKADIFKQYLFDNKWSEDILLTASKNKVNRFKVIIYLCDTSINLDFEKHCESVPKRFLVGKYWQRIDHVYLQLPTSHPFIIPDHAAEQERIGYSTTCLLTKDHPNVTTETVSENNNGILFLSHNTQLSSEGGLRNKGFLKPSSRELPLVSVITVVFNGERYIEQTIQSVINQSYPNVEYIIIDGGSTDETINIIRKYDDQINYWISEPDNGIYNAMNKALSIAAGDWIFFLGSDDILFDTEVINKFIFCQKDIDVDIIFGNVIFSNNYYFKSKLNYKILVGNTLHHQSCFYRKYLFNDFRYQDRYKIGADYELNLKIYTQNGSYKYINSPVSIFRYEGESSRNRDLGIKEMNNIRSKYVNYVVNTIMSLILKIRGIIANQQMSKLNR; the protein is encoded by the coding sequence ATGAAATCTTTGGATAGTAAAAAAAGTGAAAGCTACTTACATTTTATTAATTCTCTACAACTTAATATTAATTTTGTAAATATTGAATCCGCTAGTGTTCGTAGTGTTGAATCTATGACTGGTTGGCGCGGTATTGAGACATTAGTTTGTTTGAATGATGGCGGTGAAATTTATGATGTAGATATCCGTTATGCTTGGAAAGCAGATATATTTAAACAGTATCTCTTTGATAATAAGTGGAGTGAAGATATTCTTTTAACGGCTTCTAAAAATAAAGTAAATAGATTTAAAGTGATTATTTATCTATGTGATACTTCAATAAATCTAGATTTTGAAAAGCATTGTGAATCTGTTCCTAAAAGATTCTTAGTAGGAAAGTATTGGCAAAGAATTGATCATGTATACTTGCAATTACCAACTTCACATCCATTTATAATTCCAGATCATGCTGCGGAACAAGAACGGATAGGTTATTCAACAACCTGCTTATTGACTAAGGATCATCCTAATGTAACTACAGAAACAGTTAGTGAAAATAATAATGGCATTTTGTTTTTATCACATAACACTCAACTTTCAAGTGAAGGTGGCTTAAGGAATAAAGGATTTTTGAAACCTTCTAGCCGTGAGTTACCTTTAGTTTCTGTAATTACTGTGGTGTTTAATGGAGAAAGGTATATAGAACAAACTATCCAGTCGGTAATCAATCAATCTTATCCCAATGTTGAATATATAATAATTGACGGTGGTTCTACCGATGAAACTATTAATATAATACGCAAGTATGATGATCAAATAAATTATTGGATTAGTGAGCCAGACAACGGAATTTACAATGCAATGAACAAGGCATTATCTATTGCCGCTGGAGATTGGATTTTCTTTCTTGGTTCTGATGATATTTTATTTGATACTGAGGTAATTAATAAATTTATTTTTTGTCAAAAAGATATAGATGTTGACATTATTTTTGGCAATGTTATATTTAGCAATAACTATTATTTTAAATCTAAGTTAAATTACAAGATACTGGTGGGGAATACATTGCATCACCAATCATGTTTTTACCGTAAATATTTATTTAATGATTTCCGTTATCAAGATAGATATAAAATTGGTGCAGATTATGAGTTGAATTTAAAAATATACACCCAAAATGGCAGCTACAAATATATAAACAGTCCTGTTTCTATATTTAGATATGAAGGAGAAAGTTCTAGAAATAGAGATTTGGGGATTAAAGAGATGAATAATATTAGAAGCAAGTATGTTAACTATGTAGTTAATACAATTATGAGTTTAATTTTGAAAATTAGGGGCATAATTGCAAATCAGCAAATGAGTAAGCTAAATAGGTAG
- a CDS encoding glycosyltransferase gives MIMDQPELISTTEGILFILVIYKRRLNESDSFISLVNSLQNTHLNIDIFIYDNSPSSMILNEELSGENWKIHYVHDETNPGVSKAYNEGFKLGKKLNKKWLLLLDQDTKLPDDAIIKYSRAVLDNNEHSLFAPILVSTNGTIYSPCNYFFKRGFPMKSMEIGIVKARRKSLLNSGLLISIDIFEKVGGYNERLKLDFSDFDFIDRYRQVYQYFYIVDTKCIHELSATEDDVNALLKRFTTYCESIKYFGKIDLNTLILLCVTFIRAIRLSIKFRNIKFLYIFAKKLINQHLP, from the coding sequence ATGATTATGGATCAACCTGAATTAATTTCTACGACTGAGGGAATACTGTTTATACTAGTTATTTATAAAAGAAGATTAAATGAATCAGATTCATTTATATCATTGGTTAACTCTTTACAAAATACTCATTTAAATATAGATATTTTTATTTATGATAATAGTCCTTCGTCAATGATTCTTAATGAGGAATTATCTGGCGAAAATTGGAAGATTCACTATGTTCATGACGAAACTAATCCTGGTGTAAGCAAAGCATATAACGAGGGATTTAAGCTAGGAAAAAAATTGAATAAGAAATGGCTTTTACTTTTGGATCAGGATACTAAACTCCCAGATGATGCCATTATCAAGTATTCTAGAGCAGTGCTAGATAATAATGAGCATTCTTTATTTGCACCTATCCTTGTTTCCACAAATGGAACTATCTATTCTCCATGTAACTATTTCTTTAAAAGAGGTTTTCCGATGAAGTCAATGGAGATTGGAATAGTGAAAGCTAGAAGAAAATCACTACTGAATAGTGGTCTATTAATAAGTATTGATATTTTCGAGAAAGTTGGCGGTTACAATGAAAGACTTAAGCTAGACTTTAGTGATTTTGACTTTATTGATAGATACAGGCAAGTTTATCAATATTTTTATATTGTTGATACTAAGTGTATTCATGAACTTTCTGCTACAGAAGATGATGTAAATGCCTTATTGAAAAGATTCACAACTTATTGCGAAAGCATTAAATACTTTGGTAAAATTGATTTAAATACTTTAATCCTTTTATGTGTAACGTTTATCAGGGCTATTAGATTATCTATTAAGTTTAGAAACATCAAATTTTTATATATATTTGCCAAGAAATTAATCAATCAGCATCTACCTTGA
- the wzy gene encoding O-antigen polysaccharide polymerase Wzy: MINPWYTYVFSFSLVLFCYSLGWSELYPSLTWNLLLFLLTTFIVSVVIGCRHRTSFIFKDINYDKNLYRITVYLYFLWITQFIYAKGIPLVKVIRGEYYDYTQFGIPTLHVFIVTFSSFFTVYLFHVYICNKKSNLLIIYLLNLLPPILIVNRGMFLINLVSCLFVYLIYYSNKNIEFIKIAKKGVSILLILFLILFGFGAIGNLRTASQLADKNSNLENFILDVGEASPGFINSPIPKEFFWAYLYISSPLANLQTNINDDKYLDLDLTNFIMFINTQLLPDFISKRINTIYDADTKQPILMVNALTVSSVYAASYVYLSWLGVVIMSIFIIIFPLFYISFLSKKSKYYVTAIAILNSLYLFLIFDNMFSFSGLSLQLLYPLIFHKLDKMKLIGR; encoded by the coding sequence ATGATTAATCCTTGGTATACGTACGTATTTTCATTCTCTCTTGTATTATTTTGTTATTCGTTGGGTTGGTCTGAATTATATCCGAGTCTGACCTGGAATTTGTTGCTTTTCTTATTAACTACTTTTATAGTTTCAGTCGTAATTGGTTGTCGACATAGAACATCTTTTATATTCAAGGATATAAATTATGACAAAAATCTTTACCGTATAACAGTCTATCTTTATTTTCTATGGATTACACAATTCATTTATGCAAAAGGTATTCCTTTGGTTAAGGTCATAAGAGGTGAATATTATGATTACACGCAATTTGGAATTCCTACTCTACACGTCTTCATTGTTACATTTAGCTCTTTTTTTACAGTTTACTTATTTCATGTTTATATTTGCAATAAAAAATCTAACCTTTTAATTATTTATTTACTCAATCTATTACCTCCTATATTGATAGTTAATAGAGGTATGTTTTTAATTAATTTAGTATCTTGCTTGTTTGTATATCTTATCTATTATAGCAATAAGAATATAGAATTTATAAAAATAGCTAAAAAAGGGGTTTCAATTTTATTAATCTTATTCTTAATACTTTTTGGTTTTGGTGCAATAGGAAACTTAAGAACGGCAAGTCAATTGGCAGACAAAAATTCTAATTTAGAAAATTTTATTTTAGATGTAGGAGAAGCTAGTCCAGGCTTTATAAATTCACCTATTCCGAAGGAATTTTTTTGGGCTTATCTTTATATCTCATCTCCATTGGCAAATTTACAGACAAATATAAATGATGATAAATATTTGGATTTAGATTTAACTAATTTTATAATGTTCATTAATACGCAATTATTACCAGATTTTATCTCCAAAAGAATCAATACTATTTATGATGCAGATACAAAACAACCTATTTTGATGGTAAATGCACTTACTGTATCAAGTGTTTATGCAGCAAGTTATGTATATTTATCTTGGCTTGGTGTTGTTATTATGAGTATATTTATTATCATTTTTCCATTATTTTATATTTCATTTTTATCCAAAAAAAGTAAATATTATGTTACTGCTATAGCAATATTAAATTCTCTATATCTATTCTTGATTTTTGATAATATGTTTAGCTTTAGTGGCTTAAGCCTTCAACTATTGTATCCTTTAATTTTCCATAAATTAGATAAAATGAAATTAATAGGTAGATAA
- a CDS encoding glycosyltransferase family 2 protein, protein MKISVCMATYNGCKYVNDQISSILVQLRADDELIIVDDKSTDITLQIIDTFNDSRIKIFKNEVNLGVTKNFEKAINNATGNLIFLSDQDDVWLPNKVEKILEVFQKYPDITLVLSDAQIIDSEGQVTANSFFKLRGKFVADPLSNFIKNKYHGCTLAFRREMLEVFLPFPDDISMHDIWIGIVNGIYGKAFYIDEPLIQHRRHNSNTSVGIFSNLVILQMLKWRFALAKNIVNLLLKHRNRKIKT, encoded by the coding sequence ATGAAAATATCAGTATGTATGGCAACTTATAATGGTTGTAAATATGTAAATGATCAGATATCATCTATATTGGTACAGTTAAGGGCAGATGACGAATTGATTATTGTTGATGATAAATCAACAGATATTACTTTGCAAATAATTGACACATTCAATGATTCAAGAATAAAAATATTCAAAAATGAAGTTAATTTAGGAGTTACAAAAAACTTTGAAAAAGCTATAAACAACGCCACTGGTAATTTAATATTTTTAAGTGATCAAGATGATGTATGGCTTCCTAATAAAGTCGAGAAGATTTTAGAAGTATTCCAAAAGTATCCTGATATAACACTGGTACTTAGTGATGCACAAATTATAGATTCAGAAGGTCAAGTAACTGCAAATTCGTTCTTTAAACTTAGAGGCAAATTTGTTGCTGATCCACTTTCAAATTTTATAAAAAATAAATATCATGGTTGTACTTTAGCTTTTAGGAGAGAAATGCTTGAAGTATTTTTACCGTTTCCTGATGATATCTCAATGCATGATATATGGATTGGTATAGTTAATGGAATCTATGGGAAAGCTTTTTACATAGACGAACCTTTAATACAGCATAGGAGACATAACAGTAATACAAGTGTTGGCATCTTTAGCAATTTAGTAATTTTACAAATGTTAAAGTGGCGCTTTGCTTTAGCAAAAAATATTGTAAATTTGTTGTTAAAACATAGAAATAGAAAAATCAAAACTTGA
- a CDS encoding glycosyltransferase family 2 protein: MEIKVRITASLVLYKNNPEMIHKTVLSTINTPLNIHLCVVDNSPSTDLEKVFKDLKNVNYYHNNGDNVGFGKAHNIAISKCGVSDYHLVLNPDIYFDENVIPQLIDYLESNQEVGLIQPKIFFPSGETQYLCKRYPTILALFARRFLPKRLHFLVKSYLDWYEMRDMGYDKTTADILYLSGCFMLFRKKYFDEIGYFDEDIFMYFEDADITLRMAKKYKTVFYPDVHIFHHWAKGSYKALNLTIINIQSAIYFFNKHGWKLF; the protein is encoded by the coding sequence ATGGAAATAAAAGTACGTATTACTGCTTCACTAGTCTTATACAAAAATAATCCTGAAATGATTCATAAGACTGTATTATCAACAATCAATACACCATTGAATATACACTTGTGTGTTGTTGATAACTCGCCTTCTACAGATTTAGAAAAAGTATTCAAGGATTTAAAAAATGTTAATTACTACCATAATAATGGTGACAATGTAGGTTTTGGCAAAGCCCATAATATAGCTATTTCTAAATGTGGAGTTTCTGATTACCATCTTGTGCTTAACCCAGACATCTATTTTGATGAAAATGTCATACCACAATTAATAGATTATTTAGAAAGCAATCAGGAAGTTGGTCTAATCCAGCCTAAAATATTTTTCCCTAGTGGTGAAACACAATATCTTTGTAAGCGTTATCCAACAATACTTGCTCTGTTCGCTAGACGGTTTCTTCCTAAGCGATTACACTTTCTTGTAAAAAGCTATCTGGATTGGTATGAAATGCGGGATATGGGCTACGATAAAACAACGGCTGATATTTTGTATTTATCTGGATGCTTCATGCTCTTTCGTAAAAAGTATTTTGATGAAATTGGCTACTTTGATGAAGATATATTTATGTACTTTGAAGATGCAGATATAACTTTGAGAATGGCTAAAAAATACAAGACTGTGTTTTATCCTGATGTACATATTTTTCACCATTGGGCAAAAGGCTCATATAAAGCACTGAATTTAACAATAATTAATATTCAGTCAGCAATTTACTTTTTCAATAAACATGGCTGGAAACTCTTCTAA
- a CDS encoding DUF3368 domain-containing protein has product MLASVKDVLDEMQAQGMRISDRLYVQVLTLAQEKKV; this is encoded by the coding sequence GTGTTGGCTAGTGTTAAGGATGTTTTAGATGAGATGCAAGCACAGGGAATGAGAATTTCAGACCGGCTGTATGTGCAGGTTTTGACTTTAGCACAGGAAAAGAAAGTTTGA
- a CDS encoding putative toxin-antitoxin system toxin component, PIN family, giving the protein MKTNRIVIDTNVIVSALIFSKSTTMQALREAKQNGVILISVEILSELIDVLSRPKFDRYLSREIREDFLASLARETELITINETIDICRDPKDNKFLELAISGNATHIITGDKDLLELHPFRDILIVTPSQFLDSLSSDPHQRF; this is encoded by the coding sequence ATGAAAACTAACCGTATCGTAATTGATACAAATGTAATTGTCAGTGCATTAATCTTCTCTAAATCTACCACAATGCAAGCTCTTAGAGAAGCCAAACAAAACGGAGTAATCTTAATTTCTGTGGAAATTTTATCAGAATTAATTGATGTACTCAGTCGTCCAAAATTTGACCGCTATCTATCGAGAGAAATTCGTGAAGACTTTTTAGCCAGTTTAGCTAGAGAAACAGAATTAATCACAATTAATGAAACAATTGATATTTGTCGAGATCCTAAAGATAATAAATTCTTAGAATTAGCCATTTCTGGAAATGCCACTCATATTATCACAGGAGACAAAGACTTATTAGAACTGCATCCTTTTCGAGATATCTTGATTGTTACACCGAGTCAGTTTTTAGATAGTTTATCTTCAGACCCGCATCAGAGATTCTGA
- a CDS encoding nucleotidyltransferase domain-containing protein has product MAAKHLSTHFLNEITNRLVSALEPEQIFLFGSYAYGEPTEDSDIDLLVIISKSDEPRYRRARQAYKALRGIGIPKDILVMTRSEVELKASVANSLVNQVIRQGKLLYG; this is encoded by the coding sequence ATGGCTGCCAAGCATTTAAGCACTCACTTTCTAAATGAAATTACTAACCGACTGGTGAGCGCGCTCGAACCAGAACAGATTTTTTTGTTCGGCTCTTATGCTTACGGTGAACCGACCGAGGATAGCGATATTGATTTATTGGTGATTATCTCAAAATCAGATGAACCACGCTATCGTCGAGCGCGTCAGGCATACAAAGCTTTGCGTGGTATTGGTATTCCAAAAGATATTCTGGTGATGACCCGCTCAGAAGTTGAACTCAAGGCTAGTGTAGCCAACTCACTAGTCAATCAAGTAATACGTCAGGGTAAACTCCTGTATGGATAA
- a CDS encoding HEPN domain-containing protein, whose product MDNAKFAETRQWLIKSQRDLKAAYVLLINNEESLLDAVVYHCQQAAEKALKAYLTYQEQVVKKTHDLDVLLDICSLFEPGFHDLKDIADTLTPYATEFRYPGDVIEPERSEAEEALEMATLVLDFVIQKLPSEFDRE is encoded by the coding sequence ATGGATAACGCAAAATTTGCAGAAACTAGACAGTGGTTAATCAAGAGCCAGCGAGATTTAAAGGCTGCGTATGTGTTACTTATTAATAATGAAGAATCTCTGTTGGATGCTGTTGTTTACCATTGTCAACAGGCTGCCGAAAAAGCATTAAAGGCTTATTTGACATATCAAGAGCAGGTAGTCAAAAAAACCCATGATTTGGATGTTTTGTTAGATATCTGTTCATTGTTTGAACCTGGGTTTCATGATTTAAAAGATATAGCGGATACTTTGACCCCTTATGCAACAGAATTTCGATATCCAGGGGATGTAATTGAGCCGGAAAGATCCGAAGCTGAGGAGGCATTGGAGATGGCTACTTTAGTTCTAGACTTCGTTATTCAAAAATTGCCAAGTGAATTTGACCGTGAGTAA